The Vibrio ishigakensis genome has a window encoding:
- a CDS encoding CobW family GTP-binding protein, with protein MSSDKQPITAVPTNIITGFLGVGKTSAILNLLKNKPNNERWAVLVNEFGEIGVDGSLFEGQHTNKQGVFIREVPGGCMCCTAGLPMQIALNQLLNEARPDRLLIEPTGLGHPKEVLQVLTTDYYREILNLQKTITLVDARKLADSEYAEHDTFIQQVAIADTVVGNKVDLYSESELESLTSFVAQHGQPETPVLATEQGKIEFTELEGESRWLGAPAHHHHHHKSKPLACELPIPESGFIKANNQGEGFQSEGWRFAPDKVFSHSKIKALLGTIDAERIKAVFITYDGIFGYNITQDAMTELELDDCSESRIEVIAKEVRETLEAELLDCLS; from the coding sequence ATGAGTTCTGATAAACAGCCAATTACGGCGGTTCCAACCAACATCATTACTGGATTTTTGGGTGTGGGTAAAACCTCGGCCATCCTGAATCTTTTGAAGAACAAGCCTAACAATGAGCGTTGGGCTGTATTGGTGAACGAGTTTGGTGAAATTGGTGTCGATGGTAGCCTGTTTGAAGGCCAGCACACTAATAAACAAGGCGTATTTATCCGTGAGGTTCCTGGCGGTTGTATGTGCTGCACTGCAGGTCTTCCAATGCAGATAGCTCTTAATCAACTTCTAAATGAAGCACGACCAGACCGTTTGCTAATAGAGCCTACCGGTCTTGGGCACCCTAAAGAAGTGCTTCAGGTTTTAACTACAGACTACTACCGTGAGATCCTGAATCTTCAGAAAACCATCACACTGGTTGATGCACGCAAACTAGCGGATTCAGAATACGCCGAGCACGATACCTTTATTCAGCAGGTGGCTATCGCAGATACTGTTGTGGGAAACAAAGTAGACCTGTACAGCGAAAGTGAACTTGAGAGCCTAACCTCTTTTGTCGCTCAGCACGGTCAACCAGAAACACCAGTGCTAGCAACCGAGCAAGGCAAGATTGAGTTCACTGAGCTTGAAGGGGAAAGTCGCTGGTTAGGAGCACCTGCTCATCACCATCATCACCACAAGTCCAAGCCTCTTGCCTGCGAGTTGCCTATCCCAGAGTCTGGCTTTATCAAGGCCAATAACCAAGGCGAAGGATTCCAAAGTGAAGGCTGGAGGTTTGCTCCTGACAAGGTGTTCAGCCACTCCAAGATCAAGGCGCTTCTTGGGACCATTGATGCAGAGCGCATCAAAGCTGTCTTTATCACCTATGACGGTATCTTTGGCTATAACATTACCCAAGATGCTATGACCGAACTTGAACTGGATGACTGCTCTGAAAGTCGCATCGAGGTAATAGCAAAAGAAGTCAGAGAGACATTAGAAGCCGAGCTTCTTGATTGCCTCTCGTGA
- a CDS encoding LbetaH domain-containing protein yields MIRRNPTGHLPQVSEKAFVDPTAILCGKVIVEDNVFIGPYAVIRADETDETGDMEPIIIKRDTNIQDGVVIHSKSGAAVTIGERSSIAHRSIIHGPCEIGNDVFIGFNTVVFRTAIQDGCVVRHNCVIDGLDLPERFHVPPMTNIGPHFDLNSISEVPPEYSAFSESVVSANQELVQGYKRIANEF; encoded by the coding sequence ATGATCAGAAGAAACCCAACCGGACACCTGCCACAGGTATCAGAAAAAGCCTTTGTTGATCCAACTGCAATCTTGTGTGGCAAGGTTATCGTTGAAGATAATGTATTTATTGGTCCTTACGCTGTTATCCGTGCTGATGAAACCGATGAGACTGGTGACATGGAGCCGATTATCATTAAGCGAGACACCAATATACAGGATGGAGTGGTGATCCACTCTAAATCTGGCGCCGCTGTAACTATCGGCGAACGAAGCTCAATCGCCCACCGCTCTATCATTCACGGCCCGTGCGAAATCGGCAATGACGTATTTATCGGATTTAACACCGTGGTATTCAGAACCGCGATTCAAGATGGTTGCGTAGTAAGGCATAATTGCGTCATCGACGGCCTTGACCTACCTGAGCGTTTTCACGTGCCACCTATGACCAATATTGGTCCGCACTTTGATTTAAACTCTATCTCAGAGGTGCCACCAGAATACTCCGCCTTCTCGGAGTCAGTGGTTTCTGCAAACCAAGAGCTAGTGCAAGGCTATAAAAGGATAGCAAATGAGTTCTGA
- a CDS encoding dihydroorotase, producing the protein MQNTLIKNARIVNEGKVVESDVLIKGQRIEKIARSISASPTDHIVDAKGLYLLPGMIDDQVHFREPGLTHKGNIFSESRAAVAGGITSFMEMPNVSPSTTTIEALEHKFGLASQNSFANYSFYLGATEDNLDEIKRLDPTKHCGVKVFMGASTGDLLVEHPEALDKIFEQAPTLIVTHCESSPLIAENQKRLLETKTELEIEDHPTIRDAEACFASSSYAVELAKKYHSQLHVLHITTEKEISLFEKGPIESKHITAEACVHHLWFSEQDYPWLGNRIKCNPAIKSVQDRDALLDAVKNDRIDIIATDHAPHTFEEKNQAYPKAPAGMPLVQHALSSLLEHTKQKRLTLTEVVQKSAHNPAIRYGIEERGFIREGYFADLVLADLDKPQTITDQNSLYKCAWTPFDGQTFSATIAATWVNGFMAFDGTNVTQQPNQAMSLQFQPSR; encoded by the coding sequence ATGCAAAACACTCTGATCAAAAACGCTCGAATTGTAAACGAGGGCAAGGTAGTCGAATCTGATGTACTTATTAAAGGACAAAGAATCGAAAAAATCGCCCGCTCTATCTCTGCAAGTCCTACAGACCATATTGTTGATGCCAAAGGCCTCTATCTGCTACCTGGAATGATTGATGACCAGGTTCACTTCAGAGAGCCGGGCTTGACCCACAAAGGAAACATCTTCAGCGAGTCACGCGCAGCGGTTGCTGGCGGTATCACCAGTTTTATGGAGATGCCAAACGTAAGCCCTTCCACCACGACAATCGAAGCCCTTGAGCACAAATTTGGTCTCGCCTCACAAAATTCATTTGCTAACTATTCGTTCTATCTAGGCGCTACCGAAGACAACCTAGATGAAATAAAACGTCTCGATCCTACAAAGCATTGTGGCGTTAAAGTCTTTATGGGTGCATCTACAGGTGATCTGTTGGTCGAACATCCTGAAGCACTGGATAAAATCTTTGAGCAGGCCCCGACTCTGATTGTGACCCACTGTGAGAGCAGTCCTTTGATCGCTGAGAACCAAAAGCGTCTGTTGGAAACCAAAACCGAGCTGGAGATTGAAGACCACCCTACTATTCGAGACGCTGAAGCCTGCTTTGCCTCATCTTCTTATGCGGTCGAGCTTGCAAAGAAATATCACAGCCAACTGCATGTGCTTCATATTACAACTGAGAAAGAGATTTCCTTGTTTGAAAAAGGACCAATCGAGAGCAAACACATCACTGCCGAGGCCTGTGTGCATCACTTGTGGTTCAGTGAGCAAGACTACCCTTGGCTTGGTAACCGCATTAAGTGCAACCCTGCAATTAAATCGGTTCAAGACCGAGATGCCCTGTTGGATGCCGTAAAGAACGACCGCATCGATATAATTGCAACGGATCACGCGCCGCATACATTCGAAGAAAAGAATCAAGCTTACCCTAAAGCGCCTGCCGGAATGCCTCTAGTACAACACGCCCTTTCTAGCTTGCTAGAGCACACTAAGCAAAAAAGACTCACCCTTACCGAGGTTGTACAAAAAAGCGCGCACAACCCTGCGATTCGCTATGGCATTGAAGAGCGTGGCTTTATCCGAGAAGGCTACTTCGCCGATCTAGTTTTGGCAGACCTAGATAAACCGCAAACCATTACTGATCAAAACAGTCTGTATAAATGTGCATGGACACCATTCGATGGTCAAACCTTCTCAGCAACTATTGCGGCTACTTGGGTTAACGGCTTTATGGCCTTTGACGGCACCAATGTGACCCAACAGCCTAATCAAGCTATGTCCCTTCAATTTCAACCTAGCAGATAA
- a CDS encoding quinone oxidoreductase family protein — MKAVLLTQTGGSDKLVYQETPTPRLREGQVLVEIKAAPVNFIDTIIREGNMPPGMMPELPYISGVEASGIVADANGTGLKEGTKVAFLGPIGASTYAQFAAVDADKLIVLSESTDLKEAAVLPVNYFTAYHMLHNVARVEEDKFALVYAASGGVGTALIQLAKIAGVKVIAIERKQEKLASALELGADFAFASQGDWIDEVKQATGGRGVNYIFNPIAGDTIVQDFEMLAPLGHVVIFGLLGGMGETNLQAEAIKHFTKSPTVSYSEIYATYFNNYPLVEKSMKALYKLLDEEKIKPIYSTLPLEQASKAHDLIESGQVKGKMLLIP; from the coding sequence ATGAAAGCAGTTCTACTTACTCAAACTGGCGGTAGCGATAAATTGGTATATCAAGAGACTCCAACCCCAAGACTACGAGAAGGCCAGGTTTTGGTAGAAATCAAAGCCGCACCAGTTAACTTTATCGACACCATTATTCGTGAAGGAAACATGCCTCCAGGCATGATGCCAGAACTGCCTTACATCTCAGGTGTAGAAGCCAGCGGTATAGTTGCAGATGCCAACGGTACTGGGCTTAAAGAAGGTACTAAGGTTGCTTTCCTTGGTCCTATTGGTGCTTCAACCTACGCACAATTTGCTGCTGTAGATGCCGATAAACTGATTGTGCTGTCAGAAAGCACAGACCTCAAAGAGGCGGCAGTACTGCCAGTGAATTACTTCACCGCTTATCACATGCTTCACAACGTAGCGCGAGTCGAAGAAGATAAATTTGCTCTTGTTTATGCAGCATCAGGTGGTGTGGGTACAGCACTTATCCAACTGGCTAAGATTGCAGGCGTCAAGGTTATCGCTATTGAACGTAAGCAAGAGAAACTGGCTAGCGCACTGGAGTTAGGCGCTGACTTCGCCTTTGCCTCTCAGGGTGATTGGATAGATGAAGTCAAACAAGCGACAGGCGGCCGCGGTGTAAACTACATCTTCAACCCAATTGCTGGTGACACTATCGTGCAAGACTTTGAGATGCTGGCTCCACTTGGTCATGTAGTTATCTTTGGCCTGCTTGGCGGCATGGGCGAAACCAATCTACAGGCAGAAGCCATCAAGCACTTCACTAAATCACCAACGGTCTCTTATTCAGAAATCTATGCTACCTACTTCAATAACTACCCATTGGTAGAGAAGTCAATGAAGGCACTGTATAAACTACTGGATGAAGAAAAAATTAAGCCAATCTACTCTACATTGCCGCTAGAGCAAGCATCTAAAGCTCATGACCTAATCGAAAGTGGTCAAGTGAAAGGCAAGATGCTACTTATTCCTTAA
- a CDS encoding LysR family transcriptional regulator — translation MKRVLDDLSVFCSVVENGTLKGASEALAIPHSTVSRRIESLENSLGLTLLHRTTREVRVSQRGQQLYDDCAPMLESIQGSIDLAVEEEVEFRGKLKVSMPVRAGIDFLGSWLIDFASTHPELDLEVSLSNTNKNLVQDEIDLAFRVGPLMDSSAIALHLWDIPYQVVAHRNYLVEHEITDNCINKQYLEKMPSVVTKPALSWSFLDHEKQEVRLTPNAGLILDDLGLALHAVKSGKYMAMLPKSMIDSDDLVEVTVEGLVPRTRIMYAYYLGRRHAQSQIRHIIDYIKARNANLSHTVT, via the coding sequence ATGAAGAGAGTTTTGGATGATCTAAGTGTGTTTTGCTCCGTGGTAGAGAATGGAACCCTAAAAGGAGCATCGGAAGCGTTAGCGATTCCTCATAGTACTGTTAGTCGAAGAATCGAGTCGTTAGAGAATAGCTTAGGTTTGACGCTTCTACACAGAACAACAAGAGAAGTCCGTGTCTCTCAAAGAGGACAGCAACTCTACGACGATTGCGCGCCAATGCTTGAATCTATTCAAGGCTCTATCGATCTTGCAGTAGAAGAAGAGGTTGAATTTAGGGGCAAGCTGAAGGTGTCTATGCCAGTGAGAGCGGGTATTGATTTTCTGGGCTCTTGGCTTATTGATTTTGCTTCAACGCATCCAGAACTCGATCTCGAAGTGTCCTTATCCAATACCAACAAAAACCTGGTGCAAGATGAGATAGACCTTGCGTTTAGAGTTGGACCTTTAATGGACTCATCTGCTATTGCGTTGCATTTATGGGATATTCCATATCAGGTGGTTGCACATAGGAATTATCTCGTTGAGCATGAAATTACGGATAACTGTATAAATAAACAGTATCTCGAGAAAATGCCATCAGTGGTAACCAAACCGGCTTTGAGTTGGTCGTTTTTAGACCATGAAAAACAAGAGGTCAGGCTAACCCCCAATGCAGGATTAATCTTAGATGACCTAGGACTAGCCCTTCATGCGGTGAAAAGCGGTAAGTATATGGCGATGCTTCCCAAATCCATGATAGATAGTGATGACTTGGTTGAGGTGACAGTAGAGGGGCTGGTGCCTAGAACTCGAATCATGTATGCCTATTATCTTGGAAGAAGGCACGCACAGAGTCAGATCAGGCACATCATAGATTACATTAAGGCTCGCAATGCAAACTTAAGTCACACTGTCACTTAA
- a CDS encoding sensor histidine kinase: protein MVQAVNSKTLTSRLALFFTAISVVIGAIIFALVIGVLRWSEDRVGERRISIDRDAAIERFLDGEQGAIQVDKLTVAYNDLSKVPVPYQEFLHNKENFVGEVGDYLEPLSHMVYKGSYIDRGVKKPIVLLTLIDAVEFGAYELFWAGFLILGLVCLLMVTFGTLLHRLSKHLIQPLNELSYQLENKSGDVKSSFTINEQAAQEFQLLTKYLNTYRSDLDKTLKREQAFARYASHELRTPLTIVTGATKLLSKQEVTDFQSRQLVRIGDATNQMITMVDALLSIIRYEKSVDSAPLRSFDKDEMMDILALNSQHAISKNNRVCLEFISEPQVRATPAVMNMLIGNLLRNAYAATQDGQVNVSVHSNQIEIRDNGSGLSKGNSEGHGLGLMIVEDLCQRYQWTFNLSDNDNGCTATIKLSDSVT, encoded by the coding sequence ATGGTACAAGCCGTCAACAGCAAGACACTTACCAGTAGGCTTGCACTATTTTTCACGGCCATTTCAGTGGTTATTGGCGCTATTATCTTCGCATTGGTCATCGGCGTTCTTCGCTGGTCGGAAGACCGTGTTGGTGAACGACGTATCTCTATCGATAGAGACGCAGCAATTGAGCGTTTTCTCGATGGCGAGCAAGGGGCGATCCAAGTCGATAAGTTAACCGTTGCCTATAACGACCTATCAAAAGTTCCGGTGCCCTATCAGGAGTTTCTGCATAATAAAGAGAACTTTGTTGGTGAGGTTGGCGATTATCTTGAGCCCTTATCACACATGGTCTACAAGGGCTCGTATATCGATCGCGGAGTAAAGAAACCTATTGTTCTTTTGACCCTGATAGATGCCGTTGAATTTGGCGCCTACGAGCTGTTTTGGGCAGGTTTCCTGATCTTAGGTTTGGTCTGCTTACTAATGGTCACTTTTGGCACCCTACTTCACCGTCTTTCAAAGCACCTTATCCAACCCTTAAATGAACTTAGCTATCAATTAGAGAATAAGTCTGGAGACGTTAAGAGCTCGTTCACCATTAACGAACAGGCGGCTCAAGAATTTCAACTCCTCACTAAATATCTAAATACCTACCGTAGTGATCTAGACAAGACCCTGAAGCGAGAACAGGCTTTTGCCCGTTATGCAAGTCACGAGCTCAGAACACCACTCACCATAGTGACCGGAGCGACGAAGCTGCTATCGAAGCAAGAAGTCACCGATTTTCAGTCTAGGCAACTGGTACGTATCGGTGATGCGACCAATCAGATGATTACCATGGTTGATGCTCTGCTCTCGATCATTCGCTACGAAAAAAGTGTCGACTCAGCGCCACTGAGAAGTTTTGATAAAGACGAGATGATGGATATCCTCGCGCTGAACTCGCAACACGCGATATCTAAGAATAACCGTGTTTGTTTGGAATTCATCAGCGAGCCACAGGTACGTGCAACGCCCGCGGTAATGAATATGCTCATTGGTAACCTACTACGAAACGCTTACGCCGCGACACAAGACGGGCAAGTGAATGTGAGTGTTCATTCAAATCAGATCGAGATTAGAGACAATGGTTCAGGTCTATCAAAAGGTAACTCTGAAGGCCACGGTTTGGGATTGATGATAGTAGAAGACCTTTGTCAGAGATATCAATGGACTTTCAATCTTTCTGATAACGATAACGGCTGTACTGCCACTATAAAATTAAGTGACAGTGTGACTTAA
- a CDS encoding response regulator transcription factor: protein MTKILLVEDNRDVAGILFDYFESEGLELDYADNGELGLKLGLEGHFDLILLDLMLPRMDGLEVCRRLREAGISTPVLMLTAMDSKDDQLTGFEQGADDYLTKPFDLDILHVRVQALIKRFQGKVASHRLKYGSLEIDQKQRLAYRDSRKLALNPTTYSILELLCKAAPNVVTKQEIAEKIWDGEEINTDALRSHIYQLRNQLDKPFPTAMLITVPKVGFKLEEV from the coding sequence ATGACCAAGATATTATTAGTAGAAGACAATCGCGACGTTGCTGGAATCCTTTTTGATTACTTTGAGTCGGAGGGGCTAGAGCTCGATTATGCCGATAATGGCGAGTTAGGTTTAAAGCTGGGATTAGAAGGCCATTTTGACCTTATACTTCTTGACCTGATGCTCCCTAGAATGGACGGTCTAGAGGTGTGTCGCCGTCTTCGTGAGGCGGGTATATCGACACCGGTACTTATGCTAACGGCTATGGACAGCAAAGACGACCAACTTACTGGCTTTGAACAAGGTGCCGATGATTACCTTACCAAGCCATTCGACCTAGATATCTTGCATGTCAGGGTTCAAGCCCTGATCAAACGCTTTCAAGGCAAAGTAGCAAGCCATCGTCTTAAATACGGTAGCTTAGAGATAGACCAAAAACAGCGATTAGCCTATCGCGACTCACGCAAACTTGCTCTAAACCCTACCACCTATTCAATTCTCGAGCTGTTATGTAAAGCAGCGCCGAATGTGGTTACAAAGCAGGAAATCGCTGAAAAGATTTGGGACGGTGAAGAAATCAACACCGATGCCCTCAGAAGCCATATCTATCAACTTCGTAATCAACTGGATAAACCCTTTCCAACGGCCATGCTGATCACTGTTCCTAAGGTTGGCTTTAAACTCGAGGAAGTCTAA
- a CDS encoding glycosyltransferase family 2 protein — protein MGIVSAVSLSDHESITLSIVVPYYNEEEVLQEFHARVTRVLRALPESCEIVYVNDGSKDRSLEIVNAFAPMGCHVVSVDLSRNFGKESAMSAGLEHCRGEAVILLDADLQDPPELIPDMLRKWRQGYDVVNMKRRERLGESWFKRFSAASFYKLLNLLVKSEIPENVGDFRLLSREVVNHINNLPERNRYMKGIFSWPGFEQATLEFDRDPRFSGETKWNYFKLIGLAVDGITSFSIRPLRLATIVGALIASSAFIYGMIVLVKTALFGDPVTGYPSMMIVQLALGGIQLLSIGLLGEYIGRIFIETKQRPLYLIKSVERRAELKKLPTAEKIA, from the coding sequence ATGGGCATCGTATCCGCAGTAAGTCTTAGTGATCACGAATCAATTACCCTTAGCATAGTTGTTCCTTACTACAACGAAGAAGAAGTTTTACAAGAGTTCCACGCCCGCGTGACTCGAGTATTGAGAGCACTGCCTGAGTCCTGTGAAATCGTTTATGTAAACGATGGTAGCAAGGACAGAAGTCTCGAAATCGTAAACGCTTTTGCGCCTATGGGTTGTCACGTAGTGAGCGTTGATCTTAGCCGAAATTTCGGTAAAGAGTCTGCCATGAGCGCAGGGCTTGAACATTGCAGAGGCGAGGCGGTGATATTGCTAGATGCGGACCTGCAAGACCCGCCGGAACTGATCCCTGATATGCTGAGAAAGTGGCGCCAAGGTTATGACGTGGTGAACATGAAACGTCGTGAGCGTCTCGGTGAATCTTGGTTTAAACGCTTTTCTGCAGCGAGTTTTTACAAGCTGTTAAATCTTTTAGTTAAATCTGAGATTCCTGAGAATGTAGGAGACTTTCGTCTTCTTAGCCGCGAAGTTGTTAATCATATAAATAACTTACCCGAGCGTAATCGCTATATGAAGGGTATCTTTTCTTGGCCAGGTTTTGAGCAAGCAACGTTGGAGTTTGACCGTGACCCAAGGTTTAGCGGTGAGACCAAGTGGAACTACTTCAAACTGATTGGCCTTGCGGTTGACGGTATTACTTCTTTTTCCATCAGGCCTCTTCGTCTTGCGACCATTGTGGGCGCCTTGATTGCATCTAGTGCATTCATTTACGGAATGATTGTGCTAGTAAAAACCGCTTTGTTCGGTGACCCTGTCACTGGATATCCGTCGATGATGATAGTACAACTAGCTCTAGGCGGTATACAACTCCTTAGTATTGGACTACTTGGCGAGTACATAGGGCGGATCTTTATCGAAACCAAGCAGCGTCCGCTTTATCTGATCAAATCAGTAGAACGTAGAGCCGAGCTTAAGAAACTGCCAACAGCGGAGAAAATTGCATGA
- a CDS encoding ArnT family glycosyltransferase produces MKSLRMNLWVILAMALLIRLLSLGTYPLMDTTEARYGEMARLMIETNNWITPQFDYGVPFWGKPPLFTWMSAFGIETFGVNEFAVRVPHWIAGILTIMVMALFARRFNFSGMITALVLATCGVFAVSSGAVMTDMALTLGMTLAMTGFYLAWKGNKAFGYLGFFGLALGLLAKGPLVIVLMGLAVGPWLILQHGFKNAFVVLWQRFPLVSGTLMMLAIALPWYYLAEQATPGFIDYFIVGEHFKRFLVSGWEGDLYGSAHDEVRGTIWLFWVSSAAPWSLVLPVLMWLKRGSLKAIASDGLFTFLLFWLVSPMVLFTFAGNILPAYVLPGIPALALLITMLVSEEDTDKKWFQITAAIIPFALVVTAVVLNLGVGDKRSEKSLLAKVNPEIETFYIGKRPFSGQFYSAGQAKLFGETTDLDQYKTVQLVGRKDAVDEVISDRRMNCVIEYTAENKKSLYKCDTSS; encoded by the coding sequence ATGAAGTCGCTAAGAATGAATCTTTGGGTCATCTTAGCAATGGCTCTGCTTATCCGTCTGCTAAGTCTAGGTACTTATCCACTTATGGATACTACCGAAGCACGTTATGGTGAGATGGCTCGTTTAATGATTGAGACCAACAACTGGATAACACCACAATTCGATTATGGCGTTCCATTTTGGGGTAAACCGCCTTTGTTTACCTGGATGAGCGCGTTTGGCATTGAAACCTTTGGAGTAAACGAATTTGCGGTTCGCGTCCCTCACTGGATAGCGGGCATATTAACCATCATGGTTATGGCTCTGTTTGCACGCCGTTTTAATTTTAGCGGTATGATCACGGCCTTGGTGCTGGCAACCTGCGGGGTCTTTGCGGTGTCTTCAGGAGCTGTAATGACGGATATGGCGCTTACTCTTGGTATGACACTCGCCATGACCGGCTTTTATCTCGCTTGGAAAGGGAACAAAGCTTTTGGCTACTTAGGTTTCTTTGGACTTGCTCTAGGTCTATTAGCTAAAGGGCCTTTAGTTATTGTTTTGATGGGGTTGGCAGTCGGTCCTTGGCTTATTCTTCAACATGGTTTTAAGAATGCATTTGTAGTGCTTTGGCAGCGGTTTCCTTTAGTAAGCGGAACTTTGATGATGCTGGCGATAGCGCTACCTTGGTACTATCTGGCTGAACAAGCGACACCGGGTTTCATCGACTATTTTATAGTAGGAGAGCACTTCAAACGTTTCTTGGTCAGTGGTTGGGAAGGGGATCTATATGGAAGCGCTCATGATGAAGTACGAGGAACGATTTGGTTATTCTGGGTCTCTTCAGCGGCTCCTTGGTCCTTGGTACTGCCTGTTCTTATGTGGCTTAAACGTGGCTCTTTAAAAGCTATCGCATCAGATGGTCTGTTTACCTTCCTTCTATTTTGGTTGGTATCGCCTATGGTTTTGTTCACTTTTGCAGGAAATATCTTGCCTGCTTACGTGTTGCCAGGAATACCGGCCTTGGCATTACTCATTACCATGCTGGTTTCTGAAGAAGACACAGATAAAAAGTGGTTCCAAATTACCGCTGCGATTATTCCTTTTGCACTGGTGGTTACTGCAGTCGTCCTTAATCTGGGTGTTGGCGATAAGCGCAGCGAAAAATCGCTGTTGGCTAAGGTGAACCCGGAAATCGAAACCTTCTACATAGGTAAACGTCCATTCTCAGGTCAGTTCTATAGTGCAGGCCAAGCGAAATTATTTGGAGAGACAACAGATCTTGATCAGTACAAGACAGTGCAGTTGGTTGGGCGTAAAGATGCTGTAGATGAGGTGATTTCCGATAGAAGGATGAACTGTGTGATTGAATACACGGCTGAAAACAAAAAGTCTCTATACAAATGCGACACCTCATCTTAG
- a CDS encoding GtrA family protein produces the protein MVFSLMFVYYQLPLVPARVFAFVVAATATYLGNRLFTFQDKSEDRFAQFIKYFAVASFSAIPNLLVFKLLTMLFWQSNMGVAIAFVSGILIGMLSNFVLSRSLVFKVA, from the coding sequence ATGGTATTTTCACTGATGTTTGTCTACTACCAACTCCCACTAGTACCGGCGAGAGTTTTTGCCTTCGTTGTGGCTGCAACTGCAACCTACTTGGGAAACCGACTGTTTACGTTCCAGGACAAGAGCGAGGATAGGTTCGCTCAGTTTATCAAGTACTTTGCAGTAGCGAGTTTTTCAGCTATCCCGAATCTACTGGTTTTTAAATTATTAACCATGTTGTTTTGGCAAAGTAACATGGGTGTAGCTATCGCTTTTGTCAGTGGAATACTGATTGGAATGTTGTCCAATTTTGTCTTGAGTCGAAGCTTAGTATTTAAGGTCGCATAA
- a CDS encoding DUF3626 domain-containing protein: MNSLHTKAINSIKSRDKTRESSASGDLTINFHPDRFTKDGRPLLLAIARDGILKSQFETGTSNGGLTAFVGGDRYDWEQRVFDGIYDDSLAYQRPKYGGFNYLNQEFGASPRFGSSYFLLKGEVSERTTYCYPDSFFLPEDFASHQGLEHLIELAESDSQDLLDNYIEAQFHGELSVQNDVEALVLDPIYKDTDIEKQANNLGVDVRFHMGFRLKVSTLDQHHDYRGEEFVNLAHKIAEDGVIHPLLLSKAIYEDGYDEQDVKKVWHYLARFGYQG; this comes from the coding sequence TTGAACTCATTACATACCAAAGCAATCAATTCGATTAAAAGTCGCGACAAAACTAGAGAAAGCAGCGCCTCTGGCGATCTAACCATTAACTTTCATCCTGATAGGTTTACCAAAGATGGAAGACCTCTATTATTAGCCATTGCTCGTGATGGCATTCTGAAATCCCAATTTGAAACAGGAACCAGTAATGGCGGCCTAACCGCTTTTGTAGGCGGTGACCGATATGACTGGGAACAAAGAGTGTTCGACGGTATATATGACGATTCTCTTGCATATCAAAGACCCAAATACGGCGGATTTAACTATTTAAATCAAGAGTTTGGTGCATCTCCTAGATTCGGTTCGTCGTATTTTCTACTAAAAGGAGAGGTTTCTGAAAGAACGACTTATTGTTACCCAGATAGCTTCTTTCTACCTGAAGATTTTGCGTCTCACCAAGGCCTAGAGCATCTAATCGAACTAGCGGAAAGTGATTCTCAAGACCTATTGGATAACTACATAGAAGCACAGTTTCATGGAGAACTAAGCGTTCAAAATGATGTTGAGGCTTTGGTCCTCGACCCAATTTATAAAGATACCGATATAGAGAAGCAAGCAAACAACCTTGGTGTTGATGTTCGTTTTCATATGGGCTTTCGCCTGAAGGTATCGACCCTAGATCAGCATCATGATTACAGAGGCGAAGAGTTTGTGAACTTGGCGCACAAGATTGCAGAGGATGGGGTTATTCATCCACTTCTTTTAAGTAAGGCCATTTATGAAGATGGTTATGATGAGCAAGACGTTAAAAAGGTATGGCATTACCTTGCTAGATTTGGATACCAAGGGTGA